Proteins from a single region of Fodinicurvata sediminis DSM 21159:
- a CDS encoding adenosylhomocysteinase has protein sequence PKHLDEKVAKLHLDKIGAHLSELSKEQAEYIGVPLNGPYKNESYRY, from the coding sequence CCCAAGCACCTGGACGAGAAGGTCGCCAAGCTGCATCTCGACAAGATCGGCGCCCACCTCTCCGAGCTCTCCAAGGAACAGGCCGAATACATCGGCGTCCCGCTCAATGGACCGTATAAGAACGAATCGTACCGCTACTGA